The following are encoded together in the Oncorhynchus nerka isolate Pitt River linkage group LG23, Oner_Uvic_2.0, whole genome shotgun sequence genome:
- the alg8 gene encoding probable dolichyl pyrophosphate Glc1Man9GlcNAc2 alpha-1,3-glucosyltransferase isoform X1, with protein sequence MATPRADDWSWFPALALGVSFLKCILINAYHSTDFEVHRNWLAITHSLPVSKWYHENTSEWTLDYPPLFAWFEYSLSHVAQHFDKEMLVVQNLIYTSPATILFQRLSVIVTDIVFIYAVKECCRSVREEKGSKDLLGHPFFILAALLLWNFGLLIVDHIHFQYNGFLFGILLLSVARHLQLVPVACRRELKRGAIQECALETFNRMRLAEWELYVEDEGCRQTPGGGVALHCSPEPETYLPVHCSCLRDLPAAELLLHQGQHRWLCEMEQFQSCSSGSSGIYRDLCRRPVLWSVHCYGTGQLPQVLSRLFPFKRGLCHAYWAPNVWALYNMVDKALSVLGVRLKLLDVAKLPKASMTGGLVQEFQHSILPSVSPSITLICTLLSIMPAVLSIWCRPRGARGFLRCLVVCALGSFMFGWHVHEKAILMAILPFSILAVESREDAGIFLMLTTTGHYSLFPLLFTAAELPIKVLLMLLFTLYSFTSLKKLFRGSLLNPLETTYLLGLVAVEILCEVVYPLSPWQHTLPFVPLLVTSVYCSLGVSYSFIRLYVSLLRQHGTDKHKQL encoded by the exons AACACCTCAGAGTGGACCCTGGACTACCCTCCTTTGTTTGCCTGGTTTGAGTATAGCCTGTCCCACGTGGCTCAGCATTTTGACAAGGAGATGCTGGTGGTGCAGAATCTCATCTACACCAGTCCTGCTACCATCCTTTTCCAGAGGCTCTCTGTCATCGTGACGGACATAGTCTTCATTTACGCTGTCAAAGA aTGCTGTAGAAgtgtgagagaagagaagggttcCAAGGACCTCCTGGGGCATCCATTTTTCATCCTGGCAGCTCTGCTTTTGTGGAACTTTGGCCTCCTCATCGTTGACC ACATTCATTTCCAGTACAATGGATTCCTGTTTGGAATACTACTGCTATCAGTGGCAAGACATTTACAG ctcgttccagtcgcttgCCGCagggaactgaaaagaggagcgatcCAGGAATGTGCTTtggagacctttaacagaatgagactggcagaatgggagttgtatgtggaggatgagggttgCA GgcagacacctggagggggcgtTGCTCTTCACTGTTCTCCTGAACCTGAAACATATCTACCTGTACATTGCTCCTGCCTACGGGATCTTCCTGCTGCGGAGTTACTGCTTCACCAAGGACAACACAG ATGGCTCTGTGAGATGGAGCAGTTTCAGTCCTGTTCGTCTGGTAGCTCTGGGATCTATCGTGATCTCTGTCGGCGCCCTGTCCTTTGGTCCGTTCATTGCTATGGTACA ggccAGCTCCCCCAGGTCCTTTCCAGACTCTTTCCCTTTAAGAGGGGCCTGTGCCACGCCTACTGGGCCCCTAACGTCTGGGCCCTCTACAACATGGTGGATAAAGCTCTGTCTGTGCTGG GTGTGCGTCTGAAGCTGTTGGATGTGGCAAAGCTTCCCAAAGCCTCAATGACTGGTGGATTGGTGCAGGAGTTCCAGCACTCcatcctcccctccgtctctccctccatcacactCATCTGCACTCTGCTCTCCATAATG CCTGCAGTGTTGAGTATCTGGTGTCGTCCGCGTGGTGCCCGGGGGTTCCTGCGCTGTCTGGTGGTCTGTGCCCTGGGCTCCTTCATGTTCGGCTGGCATGTCCACGAGAAGGCCATCCTCATGGCCATACTGCCCTTCAG CATACTAGCAGTTGAGAGCAGAGAGGATGCTGGGATCTTCCTGATGCTGACCACCACGGGGCATTACTCTCTGTTTCCACTTCTCTTCACTGCAGCAG AGCTGCCCATCAAagtcctgctgatgctgctgttcaCGCTCTACAGCTTCACCTCCTTAAAGAAACTGTTCAG GGGTTCCCTCCTTAACCCTCTGGAAACCACCTACCTCCTGGGCCTGGTTGCCGTAGAGATCCTCTGTGAGGTTGTTTACCCTCTGTCGCCGTGGCAGCATACCCTGCCCTTCGTGCCCCTGCTGGTGACATCAGTGTACTGCTCTCTGGGAGTCTCTTACTCCTTCATACGCCTCTACGTCTCTCTATTGAGGCAGCACGGGACAGACAAACACAAACaactatga
- the alg8 gene encoding probable dolichyl pyrophosphate Glc1Man9GlcNAc2 alpha-1,3-glucosyltransferase isoform X3 has protein sequence MLVVQNLIYTSPATILFQRLSVIVTDIVFIYAVKECCRSVREEKGSKDLLGHPFFILAALLLWNFGLLIVDHIHFQYNGFLFGILLLSVARHLQLVPVACRRELKRGAIQECALETFNRMRLAEWELYVEDEGCRQTPGGGVALHCSPEPETYLPVHCSCLRDLPAAELLLHQGQHRWLCEMEQFQSCSSGSSGIYRDLCRRPVLWSVHCYGTGQLPQVLSRLFPFKRGLCHAYWAPNVWALYNMVDKALSVLGVRLKLLDVAKLPKASMTGGLVQEFQHSILPSVSPSITLICTLLSIMPAVLSIWCRPRGARGFLRCLVVCALGSFMFGWHVHEKAILMAILPFSILAVESREDAGIFLMLTTTGHYSLFPLLFTAAELPIKVLLMLLFTLYSFTSLKKLFRGSLLNPLETTYLLGLVAVEILCEVVYPLSPWQHTLPFVPLLVTSVYCSLGVSYSFIRLYVSLLRQHGTDKHKQL, from the exons ATGCTGGTGGTGCAGAATCTCATCTACACCAGTCCTGCTACCATCCTTTTCCAGAGGCTCTCTGTCATCGTGACGGACATAGTCTTCATTTACGCTGTCAAAGA aTGCTGTAGAAgtgtgagagaagagaagggttcCAAGGACCTCCTGGGGCATCCATTTTTCATCCTGGCAGCTCTGCTTTTGTGGAACTTTGGCCTCCTCATCGTTGACC ACATTCATTTCCAGTACAATGGATTCCTGTTTGGAATACTACTGCTATCAGTGGCAAGACATTTACAG ctcgttccagtcgcttgCCGCagggaactgaaaagaggagcgatcCAGGAATGTGCTTtggagacctttaacagaatgagactggcagaatgggagttgtatgtggaggatgagggttgCA GgcagacacctggagggggcgtTGCTCTTCACTGTTCTCCTGAACCTGAAACATATCTACCTGTACATTGCTCCTGCCTACGGGATCTTCCTGCTGCGGAGTTACTGCTTCACCAAGGACAACACAG ATGGCTCTGTGAGATGGAGCAGTTTCAGTCCTGTTCGTCTGGTAGCTCTGGGATCTATCGTGATCTCTGTCGGCGCCCTGTCCTTTGGTCCGTTCATTGCTATGGTACA ggccAGCTCCCCCAGGTCCTTTCCAGACTCTTTCCCTTTAAGAGGGGCCTGTGCCACGCCTACTGGGCCCCTAACGTCTGGGCCCTCTACAACATGGTGGATAAAGCTCTGTCTGTGCTGG GTGTGCGTCTGAAGCTGTTGGATGTGGCAAAGCTTCCCAAAGCCTCAATGACTGGTGGATTGGTGCAGGAGTTCCAGCACTCcatcctcccctccgtctctccctccatcacactCATCTGCACTCTGCTCTCCATAATG CCTGCAGTGTTGAGTATCTGGTGTCGTCCGCGTGGTGCCCGGGGGTTCCTGCGCTGTCTGGTGGTCTGTGCCCTGGGCTCCTTCATGTTCGGCTGGCATGTCCACGAGAAGGCCATCCTCATGGCCATACTGCCCTTCAG CATACTAGCAGTTGAGAGCAGAGAGGATGCTGGGATCTTCCTGATGCTGACCACCACGGGGCATTACTCTCTGTTTCCACTTCTCTTCACTGCAGCAG AGCTGCCCATCAAagtcctgctgatgctgctgttcaCGCTCTACAGCTTCACCTCCTTAAAGAAACTGTTCAG GGGTTCCCTCCTTAACCCTCTGGAAACCACCTACCTCCTGGGCCTGGTTGCCGTAGAGATCCTCTGTGAGGTTGTTTACCCTCTGTCGCCGTGGCAGCATACCCTGCCCTTCGTGCCCCTGCTGGTGACATCAGTGTACTGCTCTCTGGGAGTCTCTTACTCCTTCATACGCCTCTACGTCTCTCTATTGAGGCAGCACGGGACAGACAAACACAAACaactatga